The following coding sequences are from one Dermacentor andersoni chromosome 5, qqDerAnde1_hic_scaffold, whole genome shotgun sequence window:
- the LOC126532347 gene encoding uncharacterized protein, producing the protein MSMPLNELVRGVLFAVAAASSFQLDVTAASAAPRCENTSRPMQAVYTCVGFTSTRHFAELVEGSLLTESPLSFVLSDCELPELPANAFADIPVHVLELSNVTVKSFGSSADGLLVGDVEETLEKLVFRDRSSLPASWSSLKNLKRLKVLRFFNMAALQLTSDCNALAGSLTIVEVVQSSIARIDEDWLARVTGLESLVIRDCDLKQFQRSMLPRPAPNLWNLDLIGNNLTSLPDDFGEDYPALKFLDLGSNYLTTVSRASLAPLLDAPVEAVELGGNPLVCDCTVEHLRAFAAGLLSADCRAPEALRRRSVHDLTDEDLRCAA; encoded by the exons ATGAGCATGCCGTTGAACGAACTGGTCCGCGGCGTTTtgttcgccgtcgccgccgcctcGTCCTTCCAGCTGGACGTGACGGCGGCATCGGCAGCCCCGCGCTGTGAGAACACCAGCCGTCCCATGCAGGCTGTCTACACGTGTGTCGGCTTCACCTCAACGCGGCACTTTGCagagctcgtcgagggctccctGCTCACCGAGAGTCCGCTTTCCTTCGTACTTTCCGACTGCGAGCTCCCAGAGCTTCCGGCCAATGCCTTCGCCGACATTCCCGTCCACGTACTGGAACTTAGCAACGTCACGGTGAAGTCCTTCGGATCCTCTGCCGACGGCCTTCTTGTGGGAGACGTCGAAGAAACACTGGAAAAGCTCGTCTTCCGCGACCGCAGTAGCCTCCCCGCGTCCTGGTCGTCGCTCAAGAACTTGAAGAGGTTGAAGGTACTGAGGTTCTTCAACATGGCCGCACTGCAGTTGACGTCAGATTGCAACGCACTCGCCGGCAGTTTGACCATTGTGGAAGTCGTTCAGTCTAGCATAGCGCGAATCGACGAAGACTGGCTCGCGCGGGTAACCGGCCTGGAGTCACTAGTGATTCGAGATTGCGACCTCAAGCAGTTTCAGCGGTCCATGTTGCCCAGGCCAGCGCCAAACCTCTGGAACTTGGACCTAAT TGGGAATAACTTGACGTCACTGCCCGACGACTTTGGCGAAGACTACCCGGCCCTGAAGTTCTTGGATTTGGGCAGCAATTATCTGACGACTGTTAGCAGGGCCAGCCTGGCGCCACTTCTGGACGCGCCCGTCGAAGCCGTCGAGCTCGGCG GCAATCCCCTGGTGTGCGACTGTACGGTGGAGCACCTGCGTGCCTTCGCGGCCGGGTTGCTGAGTGCGGATTGCCGGGCGCCCGAGGCACTCAGGCGGAGGAGCGTGCACGATCTCACCGACGAAGACCTCCGATGCGCCGCTTGA